From the Saccharomonospora marina XMU15 genome, the window CACGGCATGCCACTGGAGGCACTGCGCCACGACGTGACACCGCCAGGACTGCACTACCTGCTCGTCCACTACGACATCCCGTACCTGGACGCAACGACCTGGCAACTCCAGGTCGGCGGGGCGGTCGACACCGAACTGACGCTGTCCCTGGCGCAACTGCGCGCGCTGCCCTCCCGCACGGTGCGGGTGACGATGGAGTGCGCGGGAAACGGTCGCGCCCACCTGCGCCCACGCCCGATCAGCCAGCCGTGGCTGGTGGAAGCGGTGGGCACAGCCGACTGGACCGGCGTGCCGCTGCGCACGGTGCTGGAAACGGCGGGCGTCAGCGCTTCGGCGGTCGATGCCGTCTTCACCGGTGCCGACCACGGCGTGGAACGCGGCGTCGAGCAGGACTACCAGCGTGGTCTGGCCGTCACCGACGCGCTCGGCGATGACGTGCTGCTCGCCTACGAGATGAACGGTGAGCCGCTGCCACCCCAGCACGGCTACCCACTGCGGCTGGTGGTCCCCGGCTGGTACGGGATGGCACACGTGAAGTGGTTGCGCTCGATCGAACTGATCGAGGAGCCGTTCACCGGCTTTCAGAACACGGTGGCCTACCGCATCCGGCAGGACGGCGACGAGCAAGGAGACGCGGTCACGCGGACAGCGCCGAGAGCGCTGCTCATCCCGCCCGGCTTCCCCGACTTCCAGACGCGGGAGCGCTTCGTACATCCTGGGACCGTGGAACTGACCGGGCGGGCGTGGTCGGGCGCGGCTGCGCTGGCTGCTGTGGAGTTCAGCCACGACGACGGCAGGACCTGGTCACGCGCGAGGCTGGGCCCCGACGACGGTGGCCGCTGGGCGTGGCGGCGGTGGAGCGCGGTATGGGAGGCCGTGCCGGGTAGGCACACGCTCGCCGTTCGAGCAGTCGACGCGGCG encodes:
- a CDS encoding sulfite oxidase, translating into MTTQLSEVSRPARLAADDEGITIDELALAARNHGMPLEALRHDVTPPGLHYLLVHYDIPYLDATTWQLQVGGAVDTELTLSLAQLRALPSRTVRVTMECAGNGRAHLRPRPISQPWLVEAVGTADWTGVPLRTVLETAGVSASAVDAVFTGADHGVERGVEQDYQRGLAVTDALGDDVLLAYEMNGEPLPPQHGYPLRLVVPGWYGMAHVKWLRSIELIEEPFTGFQNTVAYRIRQDGDEQGDAVTRTAPRALLIPPGFPDFQTRERFVHPGTVELTGRAWSGAAALAAVEFSHDDGRTWSRARLGPDDGGRWAWRRWSAVWEAVPGRHTLAVRAVDAAGNTQPDAGSWNRGGFANNLPHRVPVTCLS